Proteins co-encoded in one Sebastes fasciatus isolate fSebFas1 chromosome 11, fSebFas1.pri, whole genome shotgun sequence genomic window:
- the LOC141776899 gene encoding putative flap endonuclease 1 homolog, with product MGIIKLADMIRLGAPDAISHKDISDYTGKVIALDTSIVVNQFRAATPSLSPLTGLFFRTLTFLEHDIKPVFVFDGKPPEEKTPVLEKRAEAAGWRSFNRTGTASSQTKDCLLLLKLLGVPVIQAPGDAEALCAKLAREGTVDAVASEDMDTLPFGANILIRQLNAKKDSEVVEYSLTKLLEKLQISHEEFVDLCILLGCDYCEKIAGLGPKRALTLIQKHRTIENVVLHINRQTHPVPNFWKYKEARKIFLEPPQTVAPELTWDEPDEEAVVRLLCHVKYVKEDRVRRRMEKFRLTRESKREEREKEIAAGHSRQTRMEDFFRVTRKREKPVEVADTLSSNRKKPKSK from the exons atggggATCATCAAACTGGCTGATATGATCCGGCTAGGTGCTCCTGATGCTATTTCTCATAAAGATATCAGCGACTACACTG GAAAAGTAATCGCACTGGATACCTCTATTGTTGTGAACCAGTTCCGTGCAGCTACGCCTTCTCTAAG CCCGCTGACAGGTCTCTTCTTTCGCACGCTCACCTTCCTGGAACACGACATAAAGCCGGTCTTTGTGTTTGATGGGAAGCCTCCCGAGGAAAAGACACCTGTT cttGAGAAGCGAGCTGAGGCGGCTGGTTGGAGGTCCTTCAACCGCACAGGCACAG CATCGTCCCAGACCAAAGATTGTCTCCTGCTCCTGAAGCTCCTGGGTGTACCTGTCATCCAG GCTCCAGGGGATGCTGAGGCGCTGTGCGCCAAGCTGGCGAGAGAGGGGACTGTGGACGCTGTGGCTTCAGAGGACATGGACACACTGCCGTTTGGAGCCAATATTCTCATTCGCCAGCTTAACGCCAAGAAGGACAG TGAAGTCGTTGAATATTCTTTAACCAAGCTGTTAGAGAAACTCCAAATTAGTCACGAGGAG TTTGTTGACCTGTGTATTCTTCTGGGATGTGACTACTGTGAGAAGATAGCCGGTTTGGGTCCTAAGAGAGCTCTGACACTGATCCAGAAGCACCGCACTATTGAGAATGTAGTTTTGCACATCAACAGACAG ACCCATCCTGTACCAAATTTCTGGAAGTACAAAGAAGCACGGAAGATATTCTTGGAACCGCCACAGACAGTAGCTCCTGAACTCACCTGGGATGAGCCGGATGAAGAAGCCGTGGTTAGGCTCCTCTGTCACGTCAAATACGTTAA GGAGGACAGGGTCCGACGTCGGATGGAGAAGTTTCGTCTGACGCGGGAAAGTAAGCGGGAGGAGCGGGAAAAGGAGATAGCAGCGGGACACAGCAGGCAGACTCGCATGGAGGACTTCTTTAGAGTTACCAGAAAGAGGGAGAAG CCTGTGGAAGTTGCAGACACTTTAAGCAGCAACAGAAAGAAACCAAAGTCAAAATAA